Proteins found in one Ptychodera flava strain L36383 chromosome 16, AS_Pfla_20210202, whole genome shotgun sequence genomic segment:
- the LOC139114889 gene encoding G-protein coupled receptor 83-like codes for MTSPVPTMIHLTESPSTELDDYFHNVRYVLDTINDSVVKILTAIFTIGVALSVVENIVVVFVLTHAKKGKTSFNPLIFNLAVSDWTLSLVCLPFLFTSTVMGEWVFGFAMCKLVSYLHTASEIVSIFTLVAICIERYRAIMYPLLTQAKKRHRIIAIILIWIAALVICCPYPILNELYYYPLVENRTAALCSNSWPMVGAVDGRKVYMWIVFLLMYIGPLLILGICYLRVVARLWLYKLPGCADNRMEVRSKQKAITSILFAVIMFAICWLPIHLFRMVVLTHNTEFLETHPMAVNIIKACGYIWLIISDAVFNPIIYAFISKSFRRDFYRTCLSCRRLLKRQDREPTMDRRSREERRRVTESLSTDKTKLHHSQLETLVPETEATTM; via the exons atGACGAGTCCTGTTCCGACAATGATACATTTGACAGAAAGTCCGTCAACAGAACTAGATGATTACTTTCATAATGTACGTTACGTACTCGATACAATAAATGACAGTGTGGTCAAAATATTGACAGCAATATTCACTATTGGTGTTGCACTGTCTGTAGTGGAGAACATCGTGGTCGTTTTCGTTTTAACACATGCTAAGAAGGGCAAAACGTCTTTTAACCCGTTGATCTTTAATCTTGCTGTTTCTGATTGGACTCTGAGCCTTGTGTGCCTGCCGTTTCTGTTTACGAGCACTGTCATGGGAGAGTGGGTATTTGGTTTCGCCATGTGTAAACTGGTCTCCTACTTGCATACG GCATCCGAAATTGTCAGCATCTTCACATTGGTAGCCATATGCATAGAGCGATATCGAGCAATAATGTATCCTTTGCTAACACAGGCGAAGAAAAGGCACAGGATTATTGCTATCATCCTCATCTGGATTGCAGCCCTTGTCATCTGCTGCCCCTACCCTATCTTAAACGAACTATATTATTACCCCCTTGTTGAGAACAGAACCGCTGCTTTGTGTAGCAATAGTTGGCCAATGGTTGGTGCGGTTGACGGTAGAAAAGTGTACATGTGGATCGTCTTTCTGCTGATGTACATCGGACCCCTTCTCATACTCGGAATTTGTTACTTGCGCGTTGTTGCCAGGCTGTGGTTGTACAAGTTACCTGGATGTGCTGACAATAGAATGGAAGTACGATCCAAACAAAAG gCAATAACCAGCATCCTGTTCGCTGTGATCATGTTCGCCATTTGCTGGCTTCCTATACACCTCTTCAGAATGGTGGTACTCACCCACAACACAGAATTCTTGGAAACTCATCCAATGGCAGTCAATATAATAAAAGCTTGCGGATATATTTGGTTGATCATATCAGATGCCGTGTTCAATCCAATCATATATGCTTTCATCAGTAAGAGTTTCAGG CGTGACTTCTATCGCACATGCTTATCTTGTCGACGATTACTAAAGCGACAGGACAGGGAACCAACCATGGACAGACGAAGTCGTGAGGAACGTCGTCGTGTTACCGAGAGCCTATCCACCGACAAAACTAAATTACATCACTCTCAATTGGAAACCTTGGTTCCAGAGACGGAAGCAACGACCATGTAA